TTGATAAAATTGTAGGTACCATAAAAATACAGTAATTTTATTTCTTCTTTTACCATTTAACAGTATAGATTTTTAAGGAAAAGCGAACTTATTGGGGTAAGGTATGCGAATACCTCCTTGATAAGTGGAAAAAGACTGGTTTTCCTATCTTTTTCCTTTTCTCTTTTGTTGTATCAGGGTTGGAACATACATCACTGCAAAACCTATGATTATGGACAATACTAGGTCCAAGTTGTTTAACATTCCAGATACTAAAAAGTTGTAGTAAATATACAATGAAACTGGAACATATATTGCACTGGCAGTCACCACCCCTGGAGAATATTCACCGGTACGTAGAGTGTAGTATGCATGGATTAAGAAGTTTGAAAATATCCATGCAGCAGCGGATAAACCGATAACCAGGGTTAATTCGCTGGGATAAAATATTGCCAGAGAAGTGGCTATGATAACGTAAGCCATGAAAATAACATTGCCCACAACGAACTGCCCAAATGTTTCAGGTGCACCAAGATATTTAATGGCCCACGGAACGAAACGTGGTGTCTCTTCTAAAATATGTATAAAATACGCTACAGGCACCAGCCATAAAATAGTTAAGTCCATAGTAATCTCCCCTATTATTCATTACGTTATTATTGCCTATTTAAATGTGAAAAGTTCCCCTGTAATTTTCCCCTTGATGAGATCAGGCGGATTAAAGACATCCGGTTGTGTGATATTGTCTTGGATATGGGGTTAAAAGAGTTGAAGGGTGAGCTTAGAGAGGTTATTTTTCTAATAGTTCCATATGTTTAAATTATTTAGATCTGGAGTGCTTCTGACTTTAATTTTTTGATATTACCACTTGGTGTGTATTGATAAAGATTTACATAAGTTAAGCTTAAGTCTTCGCTTTTTGGGGGTATAATGGCTACAAATGTCATGGTGCATTTATTATTATCTATCCATGTGCCAGAATTTACATAGACCTGTTTTTCTTGTTTTTCATTGAAAGACGTTATAACTCGTGCCTCATGAGAATGTCCAAATATAACAATTTTTTTATCTGAATCAGGATTGTTAAAAAATTGTACATGTGATTGATCATCCAGATGACTTGCAAATGCTCCTTTCAGGACTGCTTCGTTGGTAGGAATTTTAACAGGAACTAAATTTTTATTTTGCCTTTCATCCCAGGTTTCAACAATCCCGTTATACAGGTTAACATCAATGTAATCGTCTTCTGAGTTTTGATAGGGTAGAACATCATTTATGGCATAAACTTCAGTAAATCCATCTATACACGTGTTTATGACTTTTGCTTCCAATCCTTCGTTTACAGGGAAATCTGTGATAAGGCCTTTCCAAACATTCCAGTAAAGATAGTAAAGGAATTGAATCTCTCCCAGTTCATTTTTACAAACAGGAGGGAATGTAACATCTAGTTTAGGGCGACCTTGAATAACTGAACTGGTTGCCATTCTGGTAAAGAAATATCCCGGGGGTAGTATAGTATCGGTTTGGGTTAAAGACTGGTTGGAATAATCCGGGGCACAATAAAAATTGTATCTATGTCCGTGTTCAATGATTAGTTCCGGAAAATCAGACGGAATATATGCACCCAAACCTCTCACGTCACGAGCTTCAGATATTCCGGGCAGAATACTTTGAATATCATCTGAATTTATCAATAAATCATGATTTCCAGGTACATAAGTCACTTTTACTTTGCCATCTTCTATTATATTATTAAAAGCATCCATTACTGGTTTATTGTTAGATGCTACGGCTTTTGCAAATTCCAACTGTGTTTCTCCGTTGAATGTGTCTAAATGCATTGGGATGAACCATTCATCAATCAGATCACCTGCTATAACCAGTTCCTTTACATTTGGGGAATTTTTAACATGTTCCAGAAAATTAACCAATGCATCCCGGTTCTGGGTAAGTTCTGCATAGCTGTCGTTTGCACCTAAATGGAGGTCACTTATACAGATTATCAAGTTTCTTTCATTCTTTAATTCTGAAATACCCTCCAATTCCAGATTAAATGAATAATCAACAGCGAAAAAACTCGTAAATTCTTCTTTTAGGCATGTTCCATTTATGGATTTTACTTTGCGGGTTACAGAAAGTTTATACTCTTCACCTTCAGAAATTGCCTTAGATTTATTTATATAAAGAACAGATGGTGAACTATTATCAACATTTATTTTAACATCCACATCTTGCTCTTTTCCATCAGGTTTAATTTTGTAAAGTTTTATTCCCTCTGGAACAGTACTCATATCTAAATCTTCACTGAATAGTATATTTATGCGGCCTTCTGGGTCAATGACCGATGGATCTTCTTTTTTTTCAGAGAAAGAAATGTCTGTTTTCACATTTAATGTTTTCACAATTTTTTTAGAGTCCAAGGAAGAAACCTCCTTTATAAATATAGTTTATTTTAGTAGATTTTGATTACAGGATTTTCTTTTTTTAATTCATATAATAATGAATTATTTATATTAATGGATTTATTAACATGGCTAAAATGTATGATAAAATGCTTTTTTTGGTGATTTTTTTTTTAAATTATGAAATATCGTTGATATTACAATTAATTAAAGTTTAATTGATTCAAATTGTGTTTAAGGATTATTCATGTACTTAATGTTTGGATATAAAAATAGTAGGCTACTTAAGCTTCAATGGCTTTATAAATAGTGAAATTATGAAGCTTATTAAGAATATGATTGATATAAATTCAAATGCAGTTTTCATTGCATTCCTAACTGTTTTGTTAATAATTGTGTACAAATCAGTGTTTTCATTCCCTTTTAAGACGTCATACGTTGTATTGTTTTTCTCTTCATATACTGCCAATTTTTCATTGATCTGACCTTTAGTAAACTGGTTGGGATAAATCTGATCATATGCTGCATATAATCCGTTGATTGTTCCAAGTATGAGTATAATCCCTATAACTGCAGTTCCCATAGATGATCCCAGATTTGCACTTGTGGACATAATGCCTGTGGCATCAGATTGCTTATCTGAACTTGCATCTGATAATATTATGTTAGCGGTTAATGGAAGTGCTAAGCCCAATCCCATCCCCAGAAATAGGGTTCCCGGAATAATATCAAATACTTGGGTATTTAGGTCGAACTGGTAACTGAGATAGTAACTGGATAACAATGCTATTAAAAATCCAATAGAAATGAGACGGTGATGTGCAATTCGATTTGATAATTTGGACGATGCCAATGAAAAGAACAAAACCCCAATAGTTAATGGTAAGATAACAAGGCCGGTTGTAAATGCGTCAGCACCAGTTTCCTGCTGAAAAAAACTGGTAATATGAAAACAGCCCCTGCAAGGGCCAAATTTAGCACCATCCTGGAAAGCGTTCCCAGAGCAAAGTTTCTCTTTTTAAACAACCTGATATCAGTAAGCGGTCTTCCATTTCTACTTATGACGTTTTTCTCTCTGAAATAGAATAATATTAGTAGTAATATTCCTATTCCCATTATAAATGCAGGTGTGTTAAAGTTTTCAGTGAGGTTAATGCTTAAAATTCCAAGCACGAATAATAAGAGTCCTATTGAAGATAAAAGAACTCCTAATTTGTCTAACTCTGAAAATTTCATTGATGGTGGGAAGTATTCCAGTTTTCGTGACAATGCCAGTATAATTATTATAATACCCAGTTCAAGTCCAAATGCCCATCTCCAGCTGAAAAAAGTGGCTAAAAACCCTCCTATGAGCGGTCCAACTCCTGCACCAGCAGTAGCTATGGATGTTCGTATTCCCAGGGCAAATTCACGGTTTTTTCCACTATACATTCCAACGATGATTGAAGCAGTGGCCGGTGTCATCAGGGCCGCACCAACACCTTCCAAAACAGACCATCCTATTAATAACATAGTTGAATTAACACTCAAAGCAGCTATGGCTGTTCCAAATCCAAAAATAACGGCACCAGCAACGTATGCATTTTTTCTACCCACCAAATCTTGCATCTTACCTCCTAAGAGCATTAAAGAAGCCATTGTCAAAGCATAAACACTGATAATTATCTGTACGGTGGATAGGGTAGTGTTGAGATCCACCACCAGATTGCCTATAGCCACGTTCATAAAAGTAGAATCAAGTGCAATGATGAATGAAGATAATGAAACAATTATAATGGCGGTCCAACCTATTTCAGAAGGATTATTATTATTTTCCAAAACAATTTCTCCCTTATATTAATGTTATGGAGATTAATTAAACTATTTTTTTAAGATCATGGACACAAATTACTAATTAATTTTGTAATTGAACACATTACGTTAAAAACTCTGGAATAATGTATTCCCATGATGAATTCAGGGAATTAAAAAGACAGAAGAATAAGCTATGTGATATGGTTAGAGATGAAAAAAAGTGCAATTATTGCGTTATGTATAATAAGTTCCATAGATTTATATGTTAAAAATAACTTATGTTAGTTTTAACCTATGTTAAAATTAACCTAACAAACCATTATATAATTAATAAGTTGAGGGTATGAAGTCGATAAAATGGTAAACAACGATTTAATAATACTGGGCATGATTTTTCTTGTACCCAGCCATGGATACCAATTGAAGAAAAATATCAGAGAAACTGTAAATCCTTACTTCAAAATTAATAACAACGTTTTATACCCTGCACTGGCAAAAATGGAGAAAAAGGGATTAATTGAAGGAAAAGAAATGCCTGGAAAAGGCATTAACAAAAAAGTTTATCACATCACTCAAAAAGGTAGAAAACACTTACTGGAGATAGTAGCTCAGCCTATCGAGCCAGATATTGATAATTTTGAATTTATGGTAAAGGCTGTTTTTTTTGATTACATATCTAAAGAGAAACGTCTGGATGTAATTAAACCATTGTATGAATCAAAAAAACAGGAACTACAGGATACACTGGAGAAAAAACAGAAATATGGTGAAAATCTGTCTCCTATTGCCTTGACGGTTTTAGAACAGGGGATAAATGAGATTAAAAATTCTATAGAGTTTTTAGAGAAGTTAATGGAGTTAAATTGACATTTTGTTATTTTTATATAATTAAATTCTTGATTTAAAAAAGAATAATGGGAAGATATTATGGTGGATGAGTTTATAATCGAGGCGAACAATCTCTTTAAATCTTTTGGAGATTTTGTAGCAGTAGATAATCTAAATTTGAAAATAAAAAAAGGTGAAGTATTTGGATTTTTAGGTCCTAATGGAGCTGGAAAAACCACTTCCATCAAGATGATGGTAGGTTTACTTCGCCCAACTGGTGGTCAAATACTGGTTGATGGCAAAGACATTGCCCATGCAGATAGACTTAAAATTGGAATATGTCCTCAGGATATAGTTTTATGGGAAAGCCTTACATGTAAAGAGAGTTTGAAGTTCATGGGGGAAATGTACGAAGTTCCAGAGGACGTATTGAAAACTAGGGTAGAAAGCCTATTAGAAGACCTCATACTAATGGATAAAGCAAACACCCTCGTTTCTAACTTATCGGGAGGTATGAAACGCAGGTTAAATCTGGCTATGGCATTAATACACTCTCCAGAGATAGTGGTTCTGGATGAACCTTCAGAAGGACTTGATCCTCAATCAAGAAGGGTTCTATGGAATTTCATCCGCTCATTGAGGGATAACGAAGGAAAAACAGTTATTTTAACCACACATTTAATGGATGAAGCAGACGGGCTTTCAGATCGCATTGCCATTATTGATCATGGGAAACTGTTACGACTGGATACTCCTAAAAATCTTAAAAACGAGTTTGGTGATGGAGACATAGTGGAAATCCACTTGGCTGATCCTAAAATGAATCAGGAAGTGATTTATAAACTTAAAACCATGGAAACTATTGATTCAGTTACTGAAGTTGATGGTAAAATAAATATAAGGACTTTAAATGCAGTTGGAAAACTTCCAGAGATAATGAATAAAGTTCAGGACATGAATACTGAGATTGCTGATTTATCACTGCATCCCAATACATTGGAGGATGTTTTCATTGAATTAACTGGAACCAGTTTGAGGGAATAAAATGAAATTCATTAGTGTAGCTATTAAAGATTTTAAAGAACTTATAAGAGACCGCAGAGGTCTTTTCATGATACTACTATTTCCAATGTTCTTCATGATTATTTTCGGAATCGTCTATGGGAATATGGGTCAGACTAATGAAACTTATAATCTGGCAGTTGTTAACCTTGATGAAGGTGCAAAGATGCCTTTAACCAATGAAGAGGTTAATTTTGGGGATAATCTGACAGAAATTTTCCGTGATTCTGAATATGAAGATAGTGATGTTAAGTTATTTAATGTTATAAATACTTCAGAATCTTCTGCAAATAAGCTTATACAGCTTAAAGAAGCTGATGCAATGATTGTAATTCCCAAAAATTTTTCACAAACTATTGTGGATGAAATGGAGGATTCAATTGCTGCGCAGACAACCGGAACAACATCATCTAATAATAACGACACCCTTAAACTAATTATTAGCGGAGATTCATCCAGTATGGGTTTTGGAGTTTCTCAAGTAGTATTAATAAAAATAATAGGGGAGTATCATGATAATCTGGTGGCCAATATTCAAAGCCAGACATCAGGATCTTCGGCTGAACCTCTAAAATTGTTTGAAGGAGATGTAGGATCAGTCTCCGGGACGGAATCTTTTTCCCAGTTTGACTTCCTGGCTCCTGGAATGATGCTATTTGCTATCTTACTTCTAGCCACTACAGTGGCAGCCAGTTTGACCAGGGAAGTGGAAAAAGGTACTTTAGCTCGTTTAAGAATATCTAAAATGCGTTCATTTGACATGTTATTTGGAGCACTTATCCCCTGGTCAATAGTGGCAGCTATTCAGGTTTTAATTTTACTTACCGTTGCTCTGATTATGGGTTTCAACTGGCAAGGAGGTTTAAACTCCATTGTGTTGGCCATGTTTATCGGAGTCATTGGAGGAATCGGTTCTATTGCATTAGGAATGATTATCGCCTCTTTTGCAAAAAATGACACTCAAGCATTTAATTTAGGGATAATGGTTGTGGTACCCACCAGCTTCGTGGTTGGAGCATTTTTCCAGCTTCCCCAGGTAGTCATAGGTGAAATCATGGGTCGATCATTCCAGATATATGATATACTTCCCTGGACTCATATTTTAAATGCATTAAAATCAGTTTTGATATATGGAAATGGATTGAGTGCCATTACTTATGACCTGGCCTGGAGCGCAGTCTTAACTGCCATAATATTTGTCATAGGTATGGGATTGTTTTCCAGATTCAGATTAAGTGTTGAAAATTAATTTGTGACTTAAACAGCTAATTTAATTTATTATAAATTATTTATTTAATTAAATTAGCAATATTATTATTTGATTAGAAACCGGCTACGGCGTTTTAATGGTTAAATTAGATTTTATTATTTTATAATCAATTAATAACCAGTATTAAATCGTTAGTTTTTAATATTCAAGATAATTAAATGTTTTAAAATAAATTCCAATTGGAAATATAACCCCCGGTTCTGTTGCTTTGGTGTTATAGATGCCTAAAAGTCAGTTGCAAAATCAATGAAAAACATTATTATTTGATAAATTGGAGTATGCCCGAAGGCAACTATCTCACAAATG
Above is a genomic segment from Methanobacterium sp. containing:
- a CDS encoding MFS transporter, producing MENNNNPSEIGWTAIIIVSLSSFIIALDSTFMNVAIGNLVVDLNTTLSTVQIIISVYALTMASLMLLGGKMQDLVGRKNAYVAGAVIFGFGTAIAALSVNSTMLLIGWSVLEGVGAALMTPATASIIVGMYSGKNREFALGIRTSIATAGAGVGPLIGGFLATFFSWRWAFGLELGIIIIILALSRKLEYFPPSMKFSELDKLGVLLSSIGLLLFVLGILSINLTENFNTPAFIMGIGILLLILFYFREKNVISRNGRPLTDIRLFKKRNFALGTLSRMVLNLALAGAVFILPVFFSRKLVLTHLQPALLSYH
- a CDS encoding PadR family transcriptional regulator; translated protein: MVNNDLIILGMIFLVPSHGYQLKKNIRETVNPYFKINNNVLYPALAKMEKKGLIEGKEMPGKGINKKVYHITQKGRKHLLEIVAQPIEPDIDNFEFMVKAVFFDYISKEKRLDVIKPLYESKKQELQDTLEKKQKYGENLSPIALTVLEQGINEIKNSIEFLEKLMELN
- a CDS encoding metallophosphoesterase is translated as MDSKKIVKTLNVKTDISFSEKKEDPSVIDPEGRINILFSEDLDMSTVPEGIKLYKIKPDGKEQDVDVKINVDNSSPSVLYINKSKAISEGEEYKLSVTRKVKSINGTCLKEEFTSFFAVDYSFNLELEGISELKNERNLIICISDLHLGANDSYAELTQNRDALVNFLEHVKNSPNVKELVIAGDLIDEWFIPMHLDTFNGETQLEFAKAVASNNKPVMDAFNNIIEDGKVKVTYVPGNHDLLINSDDIQSILPGISEARDVRGLGAYIPSDFPELIIEHGHRYNFYCAPDYSNQSLTQTDTILPPGYFFTRMATSSVIQGRPKLDVTFPPVCKNELGEIQFLYYLYWNVWKGLITDFPVNEGLEAKVINTCIDGFTEVYAINDVLPYQNSEDDYIDVNLYNGIVETWDERQNKNLVPVKIPTNEAVLKGAFASHLDDQSHVQFFNNPDSDKKIVIFGHSHEARVITSFNEKQEKQVYVNSGTWIDNNKCTMTFVAIIPPKSEDLSLTYVNLYQYTPSGNIKKLKSEALQI
- a CDS encoding MFS transporter, which produces MTSFFQQETGADAFTTGLVILPLTIGVLFFSLASSKLSNRIAHHRLISIGFLIALLSSYYLSYQFDLNTQVFDIIPGTLFLGMGLGLALPLTANIILSDASSDKQSDATGIMSTSANLGSSMGTAVIGIILILGTINGLYAAYDQIYPNQFTKGQINEKLAVYEEKNNTTYDVLKGNENTDLYTIINKTVRNAMKTAFEFISIIFLISFIISLFIKPLKLK
- a CDS encoding HXXEE domain-containing protein, yielding MDLTILWLVPVAYFIHILEETPRFVPWAIKYLGAPETFGQFVVGNVIFMAYVIIATSLAIFYPSELTLVIGLSAAAWIFSNFLIHAYYTLRTGEYSPGVVTASAIYVPVSLYIYYNFLVSGMLNNLDLVLSIIIGFAVMYVPTLIQQKRKGKR
- a CDS encoding ABC transporter permease — translated: MKFISVAIKDFKELIRDRRGLFMILLFPMFFMIIFGIVYGNMGQTNETYNLAVVNLDEGAKMPLTNEEVNFGDNLTEIFRDSEYEDSDVKLFNVINTSESSANKLIQLKEADAMIVIPKNFSQTIVDEMEDSIAAQTTGTTSSNNNDTLKLIISGDSSSMGFGVSQVVLIKIIGEYHDNLVANIQSQTSGSSAEPLKLFEGDVGSVSGTESFSQFDFLAPGMMLFAILLLATTVAASLTREVEKGTLARLRISKMRSFDMLFGALIPWSIVAAIQVLILLTVALIMGFNWQGGLNSIVLAMFIGVIGGIGSIALGMIIASFAKNDTQAFNLGIMVVVPTSFVVGAFFQLPQVVIGEIMGRSFQIYDILPWTHILNALKSVLIYGNGLSAITYDLAWSAVLTAIIFVIGMGLFSRFRLSVEN
- a CDS encoding ATP-binding cassette domain-containing protein, which translates into the protein MVDEFIIEANNLFKSFGDFVAVDNLNLKIKKGEVFGFLGPNGAGKTTSIKMMVGLLRPTGGQILVDGKDIAHADRLKIGICPQDIVLWESLTCKESLKFMGEMYEVPEDVLKTRVESLLEDLILMDKANTLVSNLSGGMKRRLNLAMALIHSPEIVVLDEPSEGLDPQSRRVLWNFIRSLRDNEGKTVILTTHLMDEADGLSDRIAIIDHGKLLRLDTPKNLKNEFGDGDIVEIHLADPKMNQEVIYKLKTMETIDSVTEVDGKINIRTLNAVGKLPEIMNKVQDMNTEIADLSLHPNTLEDVFIELTGTSLRE